The nucleotide window ttgctttttggttttttttactaaaaGGTTCGTTTAAAACGggtattaaatatataaaacgCGCACATATGATTTGGTCCCCTCGTGGCCGCTGCCctcggggccgggccgggcggtgAGGCGGCCACACGTCCCGCCGCGCACCTGTGGCACGCTGCAAACGAGAAAAATGCGACAGAGTCCGTCCCGCGTCCCTCCACAGCACAGGACGAAGAGAAGGGGGGTCCCCGGGAGAGGCTActtggcggcggcggcggtggcggtgCCGGCGGCGGTGCCGCGGCGCTGCTCCATGCCGTTCGGCAGGAATCCGGCGATGATGGGCACGGGCCAGATGAGGGCGGCCACGCTCCACACGATGATGACCAGAGTCATGAAACACGCCACCAAGGTGGATTCGATGGGCTTGCGGTTCATCCGCCAGCCCGGCTCGCccttcagctcctccaggctgaaatCCAGGCAGCAGAAATTCAGCGGCTCCCCTTGCAGCCAGTACTGGCCGGGCTCGGCCGCCGGCGGGTAGGAaagcgaggaggaggaggaggaggaagaggaggatgcggcggcggcggcagcggcggcagcggggggctggggctgaggctggggctgaggctgaggctggggctggggcgcGGTGCCCCGCAGCCGCCCGACCCGCCTGCTCCgcacccagctgcagcccacgcACAGGCGCAAGTCCTGCTGGGCGCCGCCGGCCGCCAGCCCCAGGTGCTCGATGAGCAGCGGCGGCCCCACGCGGTGGAAGGCGGCGGAGAAGAAGGCTCGTCCGTGGCTGTTGgtggagaagagcaggaggtCGCACTGGATGCCCAGCGGGCGGCTCCAGCGCACCAGCAGCGAGCTCAGCATCTGCCGCTGCACGCTGATGTTGCAGTGCGGGTCCTCGGCGGGCTGCGGGTGCCCCTGCGGATGGggacgctgctgctgctcctgccccggctgctcctgcccggAGGTGGTGGGAGCGGAAGAGAAAGGCTCTTGGCTAGGGGCAGCCGACGTGCCCGGGCTATCGGTGCTACCTTCCTCCTTGCTCGCTGCCCCGTCGAGGTCCATCTCGAGGCTCGCCAAGGAGCGGGAGGAGGAGTTGGCAGGGAGCAAGaagagctcctgctcctgctcctcctgcccgcTGGCAGCCGCcgaggggctccagccctggcagggcggCAGGCAGGCGGCCAGCAGTGCCGGGAAGAGCAGTGGCAGCATGGCATTAACTTAGAGCcggagaggagggagaggaggaggaggaacgGGAGGCTGCATGGCGCTGCCGGCTGCCATCTGGGAAAGGAGGCACGGTGCTCTCGCCGAGTGAGcgagagaaagggaaggagggTGGAGGCAGGCGAGGgggtgggagcggggctggggctgccgcGGCGACGAGCCGAGCGAGCCGGGAGCCTCGGTGACGGCAGCGGCTCCCCCCTTCCCCGCCTCctccgcccccggcccggcccggcagcgCCCCGGCGGGAGGAGCCGtgcgcccgcccggccccgctgccgcgCCCGGCGGAGCTGGCCCGGGCCGGCCGCGCTCCCTCTCCCGTGCCGCGGGCTGGCAGCGGCCGCTGTCCCCTCCGCCGGGGACCGTCTCCCCACAGGGTCCCCCTGTCCTGCGCCGCCACCGCGCCGGGCTCCCCGCGTCCATGTCCAAGGGGACAGCCGGAGCCTCCCAGCTCCACCGCCGCCGTCTCACCCGCGGGGCTGCCGTCGTGACCGCCGCTACCCCTCCTCGGTGGGCAAGGGGGAGGGAAAGCCACGGGCAGCGCCTTTCCGCCGCCGCCTCGGGACGGGGCGAGGGGCGCGGATCCGGGAATAGCATCCAGGAGCGCTTTCACTGCCACTTTATAGCAGGGGAACGGGACGGGACTGGGGAGACGCGGGGAAAGGGAGTTTAAACTCGGTGGCTGCGTCCTCCACAGCGGTGCCCTCCAAGTCCGGACTCGGCCCCAGGATCTGCCTGGCATCCCACCCATCCGACGGGCGCTGTCGCTCCTTGTAGCAAAGATTTAAAGGAGGAATCTGCTTACAAGCAGCACAAAGCTCCTAAGCGTGGTAGCCGTGAGATTTGACAGCGTTTTTGAATCGCTGCTTTACAAGCATGGTATTTATAAACAGACCAGATACTCAGGCTTGTTTTGTGACCCTATGCTAGTTACAATATTACTCTTGACACGGTTTGAGGCTTGCTTTGTTGCAGTTTCACACTCGGAGCCtcgggcaggggcagagctaATGCCACAAATGATGAATGTTTCTTAGTCTTGGAGCAGAGGATGGGATAGAGTTACATTATCCTGGCAGGCATTCGGAACTGAGACAGTTTTCTTTGTATTTGCAGAACTTTTTTGACAAATAGAGATGCAAAAGGGGTAAACTAATCTTTCCCAAAGCTTAGAATCTAAGTCCATAATGCTCTTCTTTGAGATTGGCGTTGGTCCCATGTCAGACATGTTCCCACGTCAGAGTGACACATGGACACAGTCTCACTTGGAAAATGAGTTCCTGTAATATCAGCCTCAAGTCCTTCAGGTGAGTGAGGGTAGagactgaattttaaatttgatAATTTTCAACATTAATGAAGGTAGTGAGTcggttttcttttaaaacctaAATATACAATGACAAAATCCAGAATTGTTTGCCTTCTATTCAAAAGATATCTAAGCAGcaaaatgtgtttgtgtttaGTTCCAATTTGTCCAAAGGGGTACTGGTTACCTATAGTTTGGCTTACTACAGAGAAAGATGCCTGATGAAACGTTCAAAGCAAGCTGTCTGCTTCCAATTCTGGGCTCATGCTCAAATGTTTCAATACAGTTAATACCTTTCTCGGTGTCTCTCATTTTAGAGTTCTCTGATATTTTTTATTGCCTGTTGAAAGTGTCTCTACATACTTCTCTTGATGTCATTTGTCATATCCACACTCCCACACATTTGTGGGGCTAAAGTAGGTCTGTAGACCTCAGACCAGACTAAGAGTGTAGCAAGTAATGCCAAAATTGTGTGGCCACTGTGTGCACAAATTACATTTCATTGGGATTTTTGGCAAAAAGGACTGGAAATGAAACTAAGCCTCATAAATAAGATTTAGCTCCTGAACACTGTTGCAGTATGTGGGTGGCAAATGTTCTCAGGCAGAGCTTCAGTTCTTTTGGTTTCCACTCCCAGCACCCAATTGAATACAGTCAGGGGTATTTGCGAAGAAATTGGAGGGGGAAGACTTGAGCTAAATTTCTTTATCTGCAAGGAAGGATAACCTGCCACAGGAAATCTAAATGCATTCAGCATCATTTAGACCTCCACAGTAAAGAGATGGAAGACAGCAATTTATTTCAGGTTGGAGATGCATGGATGCCTCATACCTATTCTTCTTCATCAAGGAATAATTGACCAAGTGGGTGGAAGAAGCAGAAAGTGTGTTAGATCATTGATTGAAAAGCAGCAGGGACCTTTACAGATACTTTTACAGACTGTCCAGCAGGGCCCTTTACAGATACTTTATTTCTAGGTCTACCATATATAATTAATCTCTGCATGGATTCAGTCATTCAAAGAGATAACAGCACACTTGAAAACTTTGTAAGCAGAATTATCATATAGCTCTATTCTGTTGTTTTCAGCCAAAAATCTCAAAGAACAAAGTTGTTTTATAGCTGGGGAGGCTGAAGCATAAAGTTATTGGGAGCCAGACAAAGGTGACCTAGATGTCACAGGCAGATCAGAGTGCAGGTTTTGCAGGTTTGATTCTATAGCTATAACTAGTACTATAATATGTACCATAGGTCACAGTAGCATCTGACAGTATGGTAGAGGAGGTGTGAAGTGGGCTATAATGATAAAATTTTAGAAGGGAATAATGAGGCAACAAGACAGTAGGAGTTTCATGAGACAGACTGCAGAGCTGTTGGGAGGGGGAAGACTAATAGTAAAAGATGATCAGAATCTTTGGGATTGTTTTAGTGACATTTTAACTAAGCATTTTTAATAAAGTATTGCTTGGGAAATACTTCAAGTTAGATGGAATCAAGAATAAGTATTTCTGCCCAAGTACCATTAAAATTGCTTCTCATGAGGGTGCTGTTTCAGAGGCTCAAATCTTGTGAAAATTATCCTAAGCAGGTACTGATTCCAGAAAGAAATCCGTAGTTGCGTTCAAGTCAAAAGCTTGTGATGTTCAGGCGGTGTTTCCCAATTGAGCCAAATCGTGTTGTTCTGCACTGAGGAAAGGGTGTAACTGTGTAACTTTTCTTGACAGAGGATATGCTTTTGAGGTTGTCATTTCTGAAAGGAGTTGCATGTGGGAGAGAAGACAGGAAAAGTAGTAGAGTACGGAGTTGGATATGCAGCTGTAACATCACAGAGAtatttttctgtggaaagaCTCCTGCTGTCAGTTTCCAGGGGAAAAGATGTTGGGAGCAAGTAAGTATAGTGATGCATTACCAATCCCTGTAAAAGTGCCAGGTAAATAAGGAGAATTTCACAGTCAACAGCTGGAGAGGGAGGCTGGGCCAGGAGAAAGAAGTTAGTACTTGAGTCctctcagaaaaaaaggagtttcAATTCTGTGAAAGGAGTAGGATCAGATAATCCTGGGAATCCTTCTGAGAGATCTACTTGTTACTAGCTGAgaagaaatgtttctgtgatACAATTTAGAAGGCTTGGTTGGCTAATGGTTTCACACCTGATGAGAAGGGAGAGTCTCAGAGTAATGCAAGGAAGTGAACTGATCATGTAATGTCTGTCTAATGTAGCCTTTAAAGAGTCATTTATAATCAGGGGTTTACTGGTTGAGGAAGGAGCTAAGGAATGTTTCATACTGCCCATCAAGGTGTTTCTCTGATTGTAGTACAGTAATCAGGACTTTCACTCTCCTCCTTTTTGCTTGGTATTCTTATGGATTTGCCAGAAATTATTTGTGATGAAATACTTAAAGGCCACTGAGGCTTCTGAAATAGATAACAGAAGCTGTTCGGGCTAAGCAGCTTGCTTACTGCTACATCATGTCAGAATGATTTATCTGCAGAGAACAGAGATCATGTGCTGCACACAATAAACCACGGTTTTCTACCACTTGTTACCTGAATAGCAGAAGCCCAGACAAAGGGAACAGCCAACTGGCAAGCAGGCTGACAACAAGGGCATAATCTCTCCAGAGAAGTCAACACGTCTCTCTCAGTAAAGATACTAAGCTCATCGTTCCACAGGCATTTCTATCAGCAGCAGATTCTGCCTCTGCACCACCCTCTCAGTTATACACAGATGTCCCCGAAGCCATAAGATGACCCACGTGCAACAGCTGGGGCAGATGactgcaattttaaaataactttgatAATCATGCcctatttaattaaaaaactgtaaacattttcAACCCAACCTTAACCACACTCTTTAACCCCTTATTCAGATCACAACACACTCCTGCAAAAAGCTGTACCTGTTGTAGCTGAGGGAGCGAGGCAAGGGAAGGGGTTTGAACAGTGATGGCCAGGGCTGCTTACTGGATGTCACATGGGCTCTGGTGGGGCTCTGCAAGCCACACAGATGATGCAGGTGTGGACCGAGGGAAAGCAACCACCAGTCAGGGCTCCTAGAAGGAGTACTGAAGAGGAATTACCCATGGCAATTATTACAGAGTGGAATCCATCTGTAAATACGATTGCTAGAAATCAGGAGAACATTTTTCAGAGCATCAGGTATCAGTAAGGTAGAGGGCCTGCTGGGTGAGTGCTCTGGGAGCTTTGAGGGCTGCTTACAAACTCATCTTTGGTATTCCACTAGACTGTGTGTTGTACGAGCGCAGATTAAAAACAGTGTTTCAGTTCTAAAGATCAGTGTGACATATATGCAGAGAATGCTAACGGGAATGTATTAATAGACTTCCAGAACTTTTTTTGTAACATGCTTTATATAGGTTGAGGCTTTTAGAGAAAcatcacaggaagaaaaaaagaaaaaaaaaaaaaaccaggaaaaaaagattCTGTGGGAATGGGTGTAAGACAGTGTTTCAAGAAACAAACTTTGCACCTCCACAGCTGAAGGTAATATTGATGTAATTGCAAAATATAAACCACTCCCACCCCCCCTCATATAGGTTGAATAGGTCTAGTTAGCCTACAGAGAGTGTAAAATGTATTCCATTTATACAATGAAGTTTTTAAGATCAGATTTAACATGAAGCAGTGTTCCAGAAGACTGGATTCATATTCTTGCCTAGGTTCCCATTTGCAGATTGATGAAAACCTCACTCATGTGAGacttcctccccttcctcccaaTTGAATTTCTAAAGCTAAGGCAAGATTGAGCCTTAgactatatttattttttcttgtaacTACCACGCTtacttattttatattttattggCCAGGAGCCAGACTATATTTATAACCTATTTGCCTCATATTTATCTCACCAGCCAACCTATCCAGTGTTGGAGCTTGGCTGAAACTGGCAAATTTAGGATCTGatatggtgaaaaaaaaaaaaaaaaagagaatccAAAGTAAATGGTGCAGGTAGAGAGAGCAGCAATCTGGGTAATTTTAAACAAACCTCGTAAAGGACTAAAGGGCAATGGAAGAACTTTGTTCCCACCAGAGTATACACACTGCAAGACTCAGGCTTAGTTACTACCAGTTGCTAAAGGCCATTGTAGGGTGGGTTTGACCAGGTGTCAGACTTCATGCGTTCTTGAAGCACAGATGTTCTGAATGTCTAAATGATCCCTGGGATTCTGAGCAAGCCCGGAGGTGTCATAGTCATCCTTGAAGGAAAAGAGATCCAGTAAAGCAGTAGTTGTTTAATGCCAATGCTGTGGAGGTAGTAGGAATGGAAAAACATTTGGTGTGATTACATATTAAATTgttctgcaaaatatttgtaCATAAAATAGCATTGCTTAATGACTATTTTATGAGTTTGCCTTTGGAAAATCTAAACATTTACTACAATAATACATTGAAAAATAGCTCCCTGGGAAGCATTTATTTCTACAAATACCTTGTTTCCCAGCCTGTTCTGAACATGGCTCTAGGGCTTGTCTTTACTGTTATTTATCTCcatagagaaaaagagacaggtGAAAAAGTCTGGTATTAGTCTGCACTAAGCACACGTGGGTTTGGTGCTTACATCCAGCATCACCTCAGTCTCTCAGTGGCTTTGAAGTGCAGCTGTGAAATATAGAACCTTGCTTCCCTCTGAAGGCACTTGGACTGTGAAGCAATCCTGCTCCAGAGGAGAGGAAGACAAGCTAGTTCACAGGTcatttgaaatttgttttgtCCTACAGAAGACACACAAACACATGACATTTTCAGTGGCAGTCTATATCTTAAGGAACTTTTTCCAAAAATAAGTGAGAATAAGAGAATCTGGGTTGAGGAGATCCTGTGTGCAGCTCCTTAGCCAGCCTGAAGCCCTGACCACCCTCTGTCTTTCTGTTACTAGTGGTTCTTCAGTGCTCTATGACACAGGACAGAGAGTCCTTTAAGGGAGTCCACAGAATGGATTTAACTGGTTGCACTGCAGGTTTTTGTCCCCAGCCACAAAAGAAAGtataaaataaagaaggaaaagtggAGGCTGCAATCAACAAAGTGAGGGTGGGTGGAAGGATAACAAATACCAGAACTGGTATGAGGCATGATTAAATTGTACAAGGCTTTGAAAGTGAGAACAAGGAGTTTGCGTTTCGAGCAGCAAAAGAGGAGAAATTACAAGAGAACTGTGGAAAAACAGTGATGTGCCCAAATGAATGAACAGCTCCAGATGGTGTAACTAGAGAGGAGATTACCAAAGGGGAGATGTAAGGTCCTTGGCTAAGACCTTCAGCACAGCAAGCTGAGGTGAATTGCAATACTTTGGAGATGctgcatgaaaaaaatcagtgacaTTTGAAGTACAGTACCATCAACATCATCAGAAAAATAAGCAGTTAAAGCTGAACTCCTCCCTGCCTTCAGACTGTGCATCAACACCTTAGAGCGGGGCTCTCAGAGCCGCTGTAAGCTGTTGGCATGCAGCAACAGACTTGAATTCTGAAGCAGCACACAGGTACCACTTGGTGGTCAGCAGAGTAGTTATATGTGTGCCCCTGTTATGTGCCTTGCCGGCTGTCCCTTCTCTAGTGAGACACTTTTGCTGAACATCAAACAGGAAAAGAGATTCATCTGCCTCAGTGAGTCAGCAGAACAGCATTAACCCTTTGTGGAAATGTCAATGCCAGTGAGTGGGGCTGAGTCATCCAAGCATATACAGCCAGCCTGATGCCCACCCATTCCTTCAGCTGGGCAGCAGTCCTGAGCTGCCAAAGAGAAGATGTTGATGTTTCCCATTCTGCTCATCAGTCAGCATCATTATTATTTGCAAAACAGCAGTTTCTAATGTCACATTCAAAAAACTGTCAGCTGTTTCTGAGTTAGATAAGAACCAGATTTTAAAAGTTCTTAATTTACAGGGAATTTGCTTGttcatataatttattttcccagCAATGGCCACAATCAGTATGAGCCATAATGAGTCACTCAGATCTCAAGACTTACACCTTTGCTATGCTGAAGTAGCTTCATGGAAGTCAAGGGAGTCAGAGCTTTAATTCCTAACTTTTAAAGACCTCCTGTTCCATTCCAACAGAGTCAGCATATGAACAAGGTGGCTCGTTGCTTTCAGCAGGGCCCTGCACTCACAAATGCTGTTCTGTATGGTATTACAGACTCACCTTTATCGCAGGGGTATGCAAGTAAGAACAAAGTCCTGTAAGCCTGATGCATTGAACAAGCAGAAGAGGAACATCGgctcttcagagaaaaagattttctattttcatgCAAATGTTCCCAGTGTTCTGAAGCAGAAGGTGATGCTTAGAAAATACATGCAGTACAAACTGCTTGTACTCTAAGAGTTTCATATTCACACAGCACTACCTGATCTTTCCATCAACTAATAATCACAAAAGAAGTAGGAAATATAGCCTCTGATATTATGTGCCTAGTTCTTTGCTGAACTGATGAGGTTTAGAAGGTGTGCCTGGATATTTATGATATCTTGACTTGATTCTGCAAATTAAAGAGGGATACGTCTCAGCCCTAAGATTTTTATCTTAAATTAGTTTGTGGGATTTCTTGCTTAAACCATCATGTCAAATGCTACTGTTTCTAATATATACAAGCCCATCACTCACATAATTTCAATTGCACTTGGTTCTTTTTACTGTGTTTCTATAGAGTAC belongs to Taeniopygia guttata chromosome 2, bTaeGut7.mat, whole genome shotgun sequence and includes:
- the TMEM158 gene encoding transmembrane protein 158; this translates as MLPLLFPALLAACLPPCQGWSPSAAASGQEEQEQELFLLPANSSSRSLASLEMDLDGAASKEEGSTDSPGTSAAPSQEPFSSAPTTSGQEQPGQEQQQRPHPQGHPQPAEDPHCNISVQRQMLSSLLVRWSRPLGIQCDLLLFSTNSHGRAFFSAAFHRVGPPLLIEHLGLAAGGAQQDLRLCVGCSWVRSRRVGRLRGTAPQPQPQPQPQPQPQPPAAAAAAAAASSSSSSSSSSLSYPPAAEPGQYWLQGEPLNFCCLDFSLEELKGEPGWRMNRKPIESTLVACFMTLVIIVWSVAALIWPVPIIAGFLPNGMEQRRGTAAGTATAAAAK